A single genomic interval of Streptococcus suis harbors:
- a CDS encoding LCP family protein gives MNKNNNILTHHEQLRLDYLQKNIHYLNDKECRELDYLLYKKELRERHRSPRQSLRSFTPTAYEDDFEEDYFEEGDEQEELLPRYPERKSRKNRQAKPQRFQSSRIEPKAKVPKPKKARKKGGFKRFIGFVLLAIALVIVAMGYNFFKGMNSVSEKPVAEVFNGVDTSNGTNILILGTDGRVGESSGETRTDTIMVLNVNNTDNKVKLVSFMRDTLVDIEGYEYKLNTAYTLGEQDNQQGAEEVRKVLKNNFDIDIKYYAMVDFATFATTIDTLFPEGVTIDAQFSTINGEVVSSVEVPNDLQLEENAPAYQTIQVGVQQMDGKTLLNYARYRSDDEGDFGRTRRQQEVLSAVMTQAKNPMKLFSGSEAIGKVVAMTPTTVPQSFMWLQGPGLLLDAANGIERVTIPEYGDWIDDYDMYGGMALRVDFEKYQQRLAELGLR, from the coding sequence ATGAATAAAAACAATAATATCCTAACCCATCATGAACAATTGAGGTTAGATTATTTGCAAAAAAATATCCACTACTTAAATGACAAAGAATGTCGTGAGTTGGATTATCTATTATATAAAAAAGAGCTGAGAGAACGGCATAGAAGTCCAAGGCAATCTCTACGTAGCTTCACACCAACGGCTTATGAAGATGACTTCGAGGAAGATTATTTTGAAGAGGGTGATGAGCAAGAGGAACTGTTGCCTCGCTATCCTGAACGTAAATCCAGAAAAAACAGACAAGCCAAACCTCAACGGTTTCAGTCCTCTCGTATCGAGCCCAAAGCGAAAGTACCTAAACCTAAAAAAGCTCGTAAAAAGGGTGGTTTCAAGCGCTTTATTGGTTTCGTATTGCTTGCTATAGCGCTAGTGATTGTAGCGATGGGCTATAATTTCTTCAAAGGTATGAATAGCGTGAGCGAGAAGCCGGTAGCTGAGGTCTTCAACGGCGTAGATACATCGAATGGGACAAATATTTTAATTTTGGGAACAGACGGTCGTGTTGGCGAAAGCTCAGGTGAAACTCGAACGGATACCATCATGGTTCTAAATGTGAATAACACGGATAACAAAGTCAAACTTGTTAGCTTTATGCGGGATACCTTGGTGGATATTGAGGGATATGAATATAAACTCAATACTGCCTATACTTTGGGAGAACAGGATAATCAGCAAGGGGCTGAAGAAGTTCGGAAGGTGTTGAAGAATAATTTTGACATTGATATCAAGTACTATGCGATGGTGGATTTTGCAACCTTTGCGACAACGATTGATACACTTTTCCCTGAGGGCGTAACGATTGATGCACAGTTTTCAACTATTAATGGTGAAGTCGTTAGCTCAGTAGAAGTGCCGAATGATTTACAGCTGGAAGAAAATGCTCCTGCTTATCAAACGATTCAGGTCGGTGTACAGCAGATGGATGGTAAGACCTTGCTTAACTACGCGCGCTATCGTTCGGATGATGAAGGTGATTTTGGTCGTACGAGACGTCAACAGGAAGTGTTATCTGCTGTTATGACACAAGCTAAAAATCCAATGAAACTATTCTCTGGCTCCGAAGCTATCGGTAAGGTTGTGGCCATGACTCCGACAACAGTGCCACAAAGCTTTATGTGGCTACAGGGACCAGGCCTTCTATTGGATGCGGCAAATGGTATCGAACGTGTTACAATCCCAGAATATGGAGACTGGATTGACGACTATGATATGTATGGTGGTATGGCTCTTCGTGTTGATTTTGAAAAATACCAGCAGCGCTTGGCTGAGTTAGGCCTGCGTTAA